From one Eptesicus fuscus isolate TK198812 chromosome 3, DD_ASM_mEF_20220401, whole genome shotgun sequence genomic stretch:
- the GP5 gene encoding platelet glycoprotein V, whose amino-acid sequence MLRGALLCAVLTLLRAQPVPFACPPACNCLVRDAVQCSGGDVERIAALRLPTNLTVVTLYRLNRGTLQSDSFSGMTALQRLLLANSHISAVAPGTFNDLINLKTLRLSHNQIPDLPGSLFDKLVLLEQLFLSHNELTRIDPNMFRNLVNLQLLLLDNNQLVSLPAGLLTHLGNLRVLDLSGNNLTHLPQGLLGAQAKLERLVLRSNQLVSLDAGLLSSLRALAELRLDANRLRSLAPGAFDRLRALSILTLSRNQLRSLPSALFLHLHNLTSLALHENPLEELPGVLFGEMAGLQGLWLNGTQLRTLPDGAFRNLSGLRALGLTLNPRLGALPEGAFRGLGQLRQLSLSHNALRALPRGLFRDLHSLERVRLEHNLLQTLPGDVLEDLPRLSEVLLGHNPWRCDCDLRPFLAWLRQHPGLTGHAEESPRCQGQPPGLLLQALSDGDLGCPSTGGPPPHSLAPTRLALPVARDRPAWVPASSEPWARAQPVAEDQRLEHNLFWSLYILLLATQAVITGVIVSAMIKLGRLFRKLIRERALV is encoded by the coding sequence ATGCTGAGGGGCGCCCTGCTGTGCGCGGTGCTCACGCTCCTGCGCGCCCAGCCAGTCCCCTtcgcctgcccgcccgcctgcAACTGTTTGGTCCGGGACGCGGTGCAGTGCTCGGGGGGCGACGTGGAGCGCATCGCGGCGCTCCGCCTGCCCACCAACCTCACGGTCGTCACGCTGTACCGCCTGAACCGCGGCACCCTGCAGAGTGACAGCTTCAGTGGCATGACGGCTCTGCAGCGCCTCTTACTGGCCAACAGCCACATTTCCGCCGTCGCCCCCGGCACCTTCAATGACCTGATAAACCTAAAAACCCTCAGGTTGTCGCACAACCAAATCCCGGATCTTCCAGGCTCCCTCTTCGACAAGCTGGTGCTCCTGGAACAGCTGTTTCTGAGCCACAACGAACTAACGCGCATTGACCCAAACATGTTTCGGAACCTGGTTAACCTGCAGCTGCTCCTTCTGGACAATAATCAACTCGTttccctccccgccggcctctTGACGCACCTGGGGAACCTGAGGGTGTTGGATTTGTCGGGAAACAATCTGACTCACTTGCCCCAGGGATTGCTCGGAGCGCAGGCTAAGCTGGAGAGACTGGTGCTCCGTTCCAACCAGCTCGTCTCTCTGGACGCGGGGCTCCTGAGCAGCCTGCGCGCCCTGGCCGAGCTGCGGCTCGACGCAAACCGCCTCCGCTCCCTCGCGCCCGGGGCCTTCGACCGGCTCCGCGCCCTGAGTATTTTAACTCTTTCCAGAAACCAGCTCCGGTCCCTGCCCTCGGCACTCTTTCTCCATTTGCACAATCTGACCTCCTTGGCGCTGCACGAGAACCCGCTGGAGGAGCTCCCAGGCGTGCTCTTCGGGGAGATGGCGGGCCTGCAGGGGCTGTGGCTGAACGGCACCCAGCTGCGCACCCTGCCCGACGGCGCCTTCCGAAACCTGAGCGGCCTGCGAGCCTTGGGGCTGACCCTGAACCCGCGCCTGGGAGCGCTCCCCGAGGGCGCCTTCCGGGGCCTTGGCCAGCTGCGCCAGCTGTCGCTGAGCCACAACGCGCTGCGGGCCCTGCCCCGCGGGCTCTTCCGCGACCTCCACAGCCTGGAGCGGGTGCGGCTCGAGCACAACCTGCTGCAGACCCTGCCGGGCGACGTGTTGGAGGACCTGCCCCGGCTGTCGGAGGTCCTGCTGGGGCACAATCCCTGGCGCTGCGACTGCGACCTGCGGCCCTTCCTGGCGTGGCTGAGGCAGCACCCCGGCCTCACGGGCCACGCCGAGGAGTCCCCGCGGTGCCAAGGGCAGCCCCCTGGCCTGCTGCTGCAGGCCCTGTCGGACGGGGACCTGGGGTGCCCGAGCACTGGGGGCCCGCCTCCCCACTCTCTCGCCCccaccaggctggccctgcccgtgGCCCGCGATCGCCCAGCCTGGGTGCCGGCCAGCTCAGAGCCCTGGGCGCGGGCCCAGCCGGTGGCCGAGGACCAGCGTCTGGAACACAACCTGTTCTGGAGTCTTTATATTCTGCTTTTAGCCACTCAGGCCGTAATAACCGGGGTCATTGTGTCTGCTATGATTAAACTCGGCCGGCTCTTCCGAAAATTAATCAGAGAGAGAGCTCTGGTTTGA